A region from the Acomys russatus chromosome 24, mAcoRus1.1, whole genome shotgun sequence genome encodes:
- the LOC127207403 gene encoding 40S ribosomal protein S20-like, giving the protein MSFKDTGKMPVEPEVANHRILITLTSRNGKSLEKVCAELIRGAKEKNMKVRRPVRMPTKTLRIITRKTPCSEGSKIWDHFQRRIHKRLMDLHSPSEIVKQITSISIEPGVEVEVTIADA; this is encoded by the coding sequence ATGTCCTTTAAAGATACCGGAAAGATGCCCGTGGAACCCGAGGTAGCCAATCACCGAATTCTAATCACGCTCACCAGCCGCAACGGAAAGTCGCTGGAGAAGGTGTGTGCTGAGTTGATCAGAGgtgcaaaggaaaagaatatgaaagtGAGAAGACCAGTGCGCATGCCCACCAAGACACTGAGAATCATTACAAGAAAAACTCCTTGCAGTGAAGGTTCCAAGATTTGGGATCATTTCCAGAGGAGAATCCACAAGCGACTCATGGACTTACACAGTCCTTCTGAGATTGTTAAGCAGATTACTTCCATCAGTATTGAACCAGGAGTGGAAGTTGAAGTCACCATTGCAGACGCCTAA